A region from the Bacillus sp. Marseille-P3661 genome encodes:
- a CDS encoding M20 metallopeptidase family protein — protein MLKEACEQITEQLIKWRREFHQYPELSFEEKHTSKLIAAFLKERGLKVTENVFGYGIIADLEGNFPGPTVALRADMDALPIVEQTNLPFASKHNGVMHACGHDGHMAALMGAVEILSKRKDKIKGKIRFIFQPGEELTPGGAKGMIEAGALAGVDVIYGLHLWSELPTGTFHTTLGPMMAASDKFTIEINGKGGHGGLPHKTVDSLVIASQLVTLAQQIVSRKIDPIESGVLTFGKLHSGTAFNVIADKAVIEGTARSFAPQVRDQLQIDLEKLAHSITDLNGADVDVRYERGYPPLINHKNEALTFMEAAKSVFGEENTYIMPPNMAGEDFAYYLEKVPGSFCFVGAAPMDKSIFPHHHPKFDFEEKSLPIATELLCQIALNYTS, from the coding sequence ATGTTAAAAGAAGCATGTGAACAAATAACTGAACAACTAATTAAGTGGAGAAGAGAGTTCCATCAATATCCGGAGTTATCCTTTGAAGAAAAGCATACTTCTAAATTGATAGCAGCTTTTTTAAAAGAACGTGGCTTAAAAGTGACTGAAAATGTATTTGGCTACGGTATCATAGCAGATTTAGAGGGGAATTTTCCTGGCCCAACAGTTGCTTTAAGAGCTGATATGGATGCCTTACCAATCGTTGAACAAACGAATCTTCCGTTTGCATCTAAACATAACGGTGTGATGCATGCCTGTGGACATGACGGTCATATGGCTGCACTCATGGGGGCGGTCGAGATTTTATCGAAACGTAAAGATAAAATAAAAGGGAAAATTCGCTTTATATTCCAACCAGGAGAAGAATTGACTCCAGGTGGAGCAAAAGGAATGATAGAAGCTGGGGCATTAGCAGGAGTTGATGTAATTTATGGACTTCATCTATGGTCTGAGCTGCCAACAGGTACGTTTCATACTACATTGGGTCCAATGATGGCTGCATCAGATAAATTCACAATTGAAATTAACGGAAAAGGTGGACATGGTGGACTGCCACATAAAACGGTTGATTCACTTGTCATTGCATCACAGCTCGTAACGCTTGCGCAACAAATTGTAAGCCGTAAAATAGATCCTATAGAATCTGGTGTCCTAACGTTCGGGAAGTTACATTCAGGGACTGCATTTAATGTAATTGCTGATAAAGCTGTGATTGAAGGAACAGCAAGAAGTTTTGCGCCTCAAGTTCGGGATCAGCTACAAATAGATCTTGAAAAATTGGCACACTCAATCACTGACTTAAATGGTGCTGATGTTGATGTCCGCTATGAGCGCGGCTATCCACCGCTAATTAATCACAAGAATGAGGCGCTAACATTTATGGAAGCTGCTAAATCTGTATTTGGTGAAGAAAATACGTACATCATGCCACCTAATATGGCTGGCGAGGACTTCGCGTATTATTTAGAGAAAGTGCCAGGCTCTTTTTGCTTTGTAGGTGCGGCGCCAATGGATAAATCGATTTTTCCTCATCATCACCCTAAGTTTGATTTTGAAGAAAAATCATTGCCAATTGCAACAGAATTGCTATGTCAAATTGCTTTGAATTATACTAGTTAA
- a CDS encoding metal-sensitive transcriptional regulator — translation MINLDPFNETNVECENETCCNERHSHHSDKTKKNLVTRLNRIEGQIRGIKGMIEKDVYCDDVLNQIAAVQSALNGVGKMLLEGHMKSCVIERIQAGEDEVIDELLTTITKLMKK, via the coding sequence ATGATTAATTTGGACCCTTTCAATGAAACAAATGTCGAGTGTGAAAATGAAACGTGCTGTAACGAAAGACATAGTCATCATTCAGATAAAACAAAAAAGAACTTAGTTACTCGTCTTAATCGTATTGAAGGTCAAATTCGCGGTATTAAAGGCATGATTGAAAAGGATGTTTATTGTGATGATGTTTTAAATCAAATAGCTGCCGTTCAATCAGCACTTAATGGTGTAGGGAAAATGCTACTTGAAGGCCATATGAAAAGCTGTGTAATTGAGCGCATTCAGGCTGGTGAAGATGAAGTTATAGATGAATTATTAACTACTATTACAAAATTGATGAAAAAATAA
- a CDS encoding amidohydrolase, translating to MYAITNAKILTISGSVIENGIVLIKDGKIAFVGKQKECQEPLDSYKVIDGGGRLVTPGIIDAHTHLGIDEEGIGWEGDDYNESSESVTPHMRAIDGINPYDRGFHDAVQAGITSVQVMPGSANVIGGLMACIKVKPNRTVEELIIRNPSGLKIALGENPKKFHGKNGRAPQTRMGVAALLREQFSKARTYIEKRENGKCDFDLRMEALALALKKEIPVRAHAHRADDIMTAVRIAKEFDLNLSIEHATDGRKVAKYLADAGVLVSVGPTLSSKSKVELKDSSWETYRVMAEEGIDFAMITDHPVIPIQDLLTSANKAVKAGLSEEIAWRSLTINPATNLGLQNRIGSIEVGKDADIVIWDNDPIMKNGQALVTFVDGEIIYQSAK from the coding sequence ATGTACGCAATTACGAATGCAAAAATACTTACAATTTCAGGTTCTGTTATTGAAAATGGAATCGTTCTAATAAAAGACGGCAAAATAGCTTTCGTTGGAAAGCAAAAAGAGTGTCAAGAACCTCTTGACTCGTATAAGGTAATCGATGGAGGTGGTCGGCTTGTGACACCAGGTATCATTGATGCCCATACACACCTTGGCATTGATGAAGAAGGGATTGGCTGGGAAGGGGACGATTATAATGAGTCTTCCGAATCTGTTACCCCACATATGAGAGCCATCGATGGAATTAATCCATACGATCGCGGATTTCATGATGCCGTCCAAGCTGGAATTACCTCTGTGCAAGTGATGCCAGGAAGCGCAAATGTAATCGGTGGTTTAATGGCATGTATAAAAGTTAAACCAAATCGCACCGTTGAAGAATTAATTATTCGTAATCCATCTGGCTTAAAGATTGCCCTTGGTGAAAATCCAAAGAAATTCCATGGAAAAAATGGCAGAGCGCCGCAAACAAGAATGGGTGTTGCTGCATTATTACGTGAGCAATTTTCAAAAGCAAGAACATATATTGAAAAACGAGAAAATGGTAAGTGTGACTTTGATTTGCGAATGGAAGCATTAGCGCTTGCATTAAAAAAGGAAATTCCAGTACGTGCCCATGCACATCGTGCAGATGATATTATGACAGCAGTTCGTATTGCGAAAGAGTTTGATCTTAATTTAAGCATTGAACACGCGACTGACGGTCGTAAAGTTGCAAAATACCTCGCAGATGCCGGTGTTCTTGTATCAGTTGGGCCTACACTGTCAAGTAAAAGTAAAGTAGAGCTAAAAGATAGCAGCTGGGAAACATATCGTGTCATGGCAGAAGAGGGAATTGATTTTGCGATGATAACCGATCATCCAGTTATCCCAATTCAAGATTTACTTACTTCGGCTAATAAAGCAGTAAAAGCAGGTCTAAGTGAAGAAATAGCATGGAGAAGCCTAACAATTAATCCTGCTACAAACTTAGGATTGCAAAATCGCATTGGTTCAATTGAAGTGGGCAAGGATGCAGATATCGTAATTTGGGACAATGATCCAATTATGAAAAATGGCCAAGCATTAGTAACTTTTGTAGACGGAGAAATCATCTACCAATCTGCTAAATAG